The Actinomycetota bacterium nucleotide sequence GCACCGCCACGGGTCGCTTCCCCGCCTTCTCGAGCTGGCGGAGCACCCGCGGGGCCTCGAACCCGGGATCGACGACGACCGCGTCGTCGCTGCCCTCGGCCGCCACGAGCCAGCAGTTCGATGCCATCGGGTTGTCGTTGAACACGTCCAGGAACATGAGGCCCCTATCCTAGCGGGGCACCTGCGGCCGACCGGGGTCCGTGGGCTTGCCGAGGCCGGGACCTAGAAGGTCTTCTCGGAATCGAGCATGAGGGTCACGGGGCCGTCGTTGTTCAGCTCGACGTCCATGTGCGCGCCGAACCGGCCGCGTTCGACGCGAACCCCGCGCTCCTCGAGTGCACGAGCGAAGGCTTCCACGCCCTCGGCTCCCTGCTCGGGAGGCGCGGCTCCGAGCCACGAGGGGCGACGGCCCTTGCGCACGTCGCCGTAGAGCGTGAACTGCGAGACGACGAGTGCCGCTCCGTCGACCTCGGCCAGCGGCAGGTTCATCTTGCTCTGCGCATCGGAGAACACGCGCAACCCGACGATCTTGTCGGCGAGCCACGCGACCTGCTCGGGCGTGTCCTCGTGGCCGGCCGCGACCAGAAGCAGGTACCCGCGACCGATCTCCCCGGTGACCTCGCCGTCGACGGTCACCGATGCGCGCGAGACGCGCTGCAGGACGATCCGCATCCGCGAGCGCGCGCCTTACCGGGGAACGACCCGGTACGCGTCGTAGACACCCTCGACCTTCTTCACGGCCGACAGCACGCCGGTGAGATGGGTGATGTCGGCGAGCTCGAAGGTGAAGCGGAGCTTCACGATGCGGTCCCGATTCGTGGTCGAGGTCGCGGACAGGATGTTCACGTGATTGTCGGACAGCACCGTGGCGACGTCGGAAAGCAGCCGCGTTCGGTCGAGCGCCTCGACCTGGACCGCGACCGTGAAGATCGTCGGCTTGCCCTCGGCCCAGCTGACGTCGATCAGGCGCTCGGGTTCGCGCGCGAGCGCCTTCGCGTTCGGACAGTCTGTGCGATGCACGGACACGCCCTGACCCCGCGTCACGAACCCCATGATCTCGTCCCCCGGCACGGGCGTGCAGCAACGGCCGAGCCGTACCCACACGTCGTCGGCGCCGGGAACCACCACGCCTGCGGTGACGTCCGGGCGGGCGATCTTCACCGGTCGCGCGAGGGGGACCTCGGTGACGTCCTCCTCCGGCGTGCCGGCCAGCATCCGGGACATCCGGGCCACGATCGACTGCGGCGACACCCGGTTCTCCCCCACCGCGACATAGAGCGCGTCGAGGTTCGGGTAGTGCAGCTCGCCGGCGATCTGGTTCAGCGCCTCCTCGGTAGCGCGGCGCTTCAGTGGGGCGTGCTGCTTGCGCAGGACCCGCTGGAGGGTGTCCCGCCCTTGCTCGAGGGCGTCCTCGCGCCGCTCCCGAGAGAACCACTGCTTGATCTTGTTGCGCGCGCGCGGCGTCGCCACGAACTGGAGCCAGTCCTGCGAGGGACCCTCCATCCGGGACTTCGAGGTGAGCACCTCGACCGTGTCCCCGGTTCGCAGCTCGTAGTCGAGCGGCACGAGCTTGCCGTTCACCTTGGCGCCGATCGCGCGGTGACCGACCTCGGTGTGGATCGTGTAGGCGAAGTCGACGGGCGTCGCGCCGGTCGGCATGTTCACCACGTCGCCCTTCGGACTGAAGACGAACACCTGCCCGCCGTAGAGGTCGACCTTGAGCCCCTCCATGAACTCGCGCGGGTCGCGCATGTCCTTGAGCCACTCGAGCATCTGTCCGAGCCAGGCCAGGTCGGCGTCACCCTTGGACTGTTTGCCGCCCTCCTTGTAGCGCCAGTGCGCGGCGATCCCGTACTGCGCCGTGCGGTGCATCTCGCGCGTGCGGATCTGGAATTCGATCGGCGTACCACCCGGGCCGAGAACGGTCGTGTGCAGCGATTGGTACATGTTGTTCTTGGGCATCGCGACGTAGTCCTTGAAGCGACCCGGAACCGGCTTCCACAGCGCATGGATCGCCCCGAGGGCGCCGTAGGTGTCGCGCACCTGATCGACGAGCACCCGCACGCCGACGAGGTCGTAGATCTCGTTGAACTCCTTGCCGCGCAACACCATCTTCTCGTAGATCGAGTACAGGTGCTTGGGTCGCCCTTCGACCTCGCCCTTGATGCCGAGCTCCTTCATCTTCGAGCGCGCCTGCTCGAGGACGTCGTCGATCAGCTCCTGACGCTCACCCCGTCGCTTGTCGACCAGGCTCGCGATCTCGCGGTAGGGCCCCGGGTGCAGGGTCTTGAACGACAGGTCCTCCAACTCCCACTTGATCTGCTGCACGCCGAGGCGATGTGCGAGCGGCGCATAGATCTCGAGGGTCTCGGTGGCCTTCGCGCGCTGCTTGGGCGCGGGCATGCTTCCGAGGGTGCGCATGTTGTGGAGCCGGTCGGCCAGCTTGATCAGCAGCACGCGGA carries:
- the dtd gene encoding D-aminoacyl-tRNA deacylase, yielding MRIVLQRVSRASVTVDGEVTGEIGRGYLLLVAAGHEDTPEQVAWLADKIVGLRVFSDAQSKMNLPLAEVDGAALVVSQFTLYGDVRKGRRPSWLGAAPPEQGAEGVEAFARALEERGVRVERGRFGAHMDVELNNDGPVTLMLDSEKTF
- a CDS encoding bifunctional (p)ppGpp synthetase/guanosine-3',5'-bis(diphosphate) 3'-pyrophosphohydrolase, with the protein product MDSREQVRSERRPRLLSRLRPAEAPPEGIEPLLRVIKSYNPKADLDEVQDAYRLAEASHAGQKRVSGEDFIEHPLSVAQILADLHLDTTTIVAALLHDTVEDTEVSIEQLEHRFSPDVAGIVDGLTKLEAIEFRSREQEQAENVRKMIVAMAGDIRVLLIKLADRLHNMRTLGSMPAPKQRAKATETLEIYAPLAHRLGVQQIKWELEDLSFKTLHPGPYREIASLVDKRRGERQELIDDVLEQARSKMKELGIKGEVEGRPKHLYSIYEKMVLRGKEFNEIYDLVGVRVLVDQVRDTYGALGAIHALWKPVPGRFKDYVAMPKNNMYQSLHTTVLGPGGTPIEFQIRTREMHRTAQYGIAAHWRYKEGGKQSKGDADLAWLGQMLEWLKDMRDPREFMEGLKVDLYGGQVFVFSPKGDVVNMPTGATPVDFAYTIHTEVGHRAIGAKVNGKLVPLDYELRTGDTVEVLTSKSRMEGPSQDWLQFVATPRARNKIKQWFSRERREDALEQGRDTLQRVLRKQHAPLKRRATEEALNQIAGELHYPNLDALYVAVGENRVSPQSIVARMSRMLAGTPEEDVTEVPLARPVKIARPDVTAGVVVPGADDVWVRLGRCCTPVPGDEIMGFVTRGQGVSVHRTDCPNAKALAREPERLIDVSWAEGKPTIFTVAVQVEALDRTRLLSDVATVLSDNHVNILSATSTTNRDRIVKLRFTFELADITHLTGVLSAVKKVEGVYDAYRVVPR